Proteins encoded by one window of Chanos chanos chromosome 7, fChaCha1.1, whole genome shotgun sequence:
- the LOC115816737 gene encoding kidney mitochondrial carrier protein 1, whose amino-acid sequence MSNVNWKPFVFGGLASVTAECGTFPIDLTKTRLQVQGQVGDSKYKEIRYRGMLHAFGRICREEGLRALYSGIAPAMLRQASYGTIKIGTYQSFKRLLADSPEDETLLTNVLCGVLSGVISSSIANPTDVLKIRMQAQGSLIQGSMMGNFLNIYQEEGTRGLWKGVSLTAQRAAIVVGVELPVYDLTKRHLILSGYMSDNIYTHFLSSFVCGLAGALASNPIDVVRTRMMNQKALLDGTCGGYKGTLDCLLQTWRSEGFLALYKGFFPNWLRLGPWNIIFFITYEQLKKLEV is encoded by the exons ATGTCTAACGTAAACTGGAAACCTTTCGTTTTCGGAGGGCTAGCTTCAGTGACTGCGGAATGTG GTACATTCCCCATCGACCTGACTAAAACAAGGCTTCAAGTGCAAGGTCAAGTAGGCGACAGTAAATATAAAGAGATCCGCTATCGTGGAATGCTACATGCTTTTGGAAGAATATGCAGAGAAGAGGGTCTCCGAGCATTGTATTCCGG TATCGCTCCTGCAATGTTGCGACAAGCATCTTACGGCACCATTAAGATTGGCACGTATCAGAGTTTTAAACGTTTGCTTGCGGACAGTCCGGAGG ACGAAACTCTGCTAACCAATGTACTCTGTGGAGTGCTCTCTGGGGTTATCTCTTCCTCAATTGCCAACCCAACCGATGTCCTGAAG ATACGAATGCAGGCTCAAGGAAGCCTTATCCAGGGGAGCATGATGGGAAACTTTCTCAATATTTATCAAGAGGAGGGAACAAGGGGCCTTTGGAAG GGGGTGTCCCTAACCGCCCAGAGGGCAGCCATCGTAGTTGGTGTGGAGCTTCCAGTTTATGATCTCACAAAGCGACATCTGATCCTCTCCGGATACATGAGTgacaatatatacacacactttct GTCCAGTTTTGTATGTGGCCTTGCCGGGGCTCTGGCATCCAACCCCATAGATGTGGTGCGTACCCGCATGATGAACCAGAAGGCCTTGCTGGATGGCACATGTGGAGGATATAAGGGAACTCTGGACTGCCTGTTACAG ACTTGGCGATCTGAGGGTTTCCTTGCTCTCTACAAAGGTTTCTTCCCCAACTGGCTCCGACTTGGCCCGTGGAATATCATT TTCTTCATAACATATGAACAGCTGAAGAAACTGGAGGTCTAA